A single region of the Bacteroidota bacterium genome encodes:
- a CDS encoding cytochrome c3 family protein yields the protein MYYKLFIFALTLSLIFAGINEAQIKNSKHDLSFSSTATVRTTTSGYNEVCVFCHTPHSKQSSSLLWNRTASTATYTVYSSPTMEGTVPQPGGVSKNCLSCHDGTATLECGSCHNPHSVSGVSMFLRVSNANSELCLTCHIK from the coding sequence ATGTATTATAAATTATTTATTTTTGCCCTAACACTAAGTTTGATTTTTGCCGGAATTAATGAGGCACAAATTAAAAACAGCAAGCACGATTTATCTTTCAGTTCCACAGCAACAGTGAGAACAACAACATCAGGTTACAACGAAGTTTGTGTGTTCTGCCATACTCCACACTCGAAACAAAGCTCGTCACTATTGTGGAATCGGACAGCATCGACTGCAACTTATACAGTCTATTCAAGTCCAACGATGGAAGGAACGGTACCACAGCCGGGTGGAGTTTCAAAGAACTGCCTAAGCTGCCACGACGGAACTGCAACGTTAGAATGCGGAAGCTGTCACAACCCCCACAGTGTCAGCGGTGTGTCTATGTTTCTACGAGTCTCAAATGCCAACAGCGAATTGTGTTTAACTTGTCATATAAAATAA